A region of Pyxidicoccus trucidator DNA encodes the following proteins:
- the truD gene encoding tRNA pseudouridine(13) synthase TruD, translating into MTADLELPRLTADVPGCGGAFKLVPEDFEVEEVPAYLPSGEGEHLYLWVEKRGRDTREVVKALALALGVSEDDVGVAGMKDRQAVTRQLISVPARAEAKVGDFALDGVSLLWTKRHGNKLRTGHLRGNRFRLRLRGVKDVGAARETFSRLVERGLPNYFGEQRFGRAGDNADLGRLLVLGQRLPKRPERFQRKLYLSAFQSRLFNRALAERLRAGTLATALRGDVLRKEETGGLFVCEAPEVDGPRVAAFEVSPAGPIFGPKMPASAGDVAEAEARLLVAEGVTVDDFKRGGGETEGARRAYRVRLGSPELTAEPSSEPEGGEDLWLTFELPRGAYATEVLHELLKGG; encoded by the coding sequence GTGACGGCGGACCTGGAGCTGCCCCGGCTGACGGCGGACGTGCCCGGTTGCGGGGGCGCCTTCAAGCTGGTGCCCGAGGACTTCGAGGTGGAGGAGGTGCCCGCGTACCTCCCTTCCGGTGAGGGCGAGCACCTCTACCTCTGGGTGGAGAAGCGCGGCCGGGACACCCGCGAGGTGGTGAAGGCGCTGGCGCTGGCGCTGGGCGTGTCCGAGGACGACGTGGGCGTGGCGGGGATGAAGGACCGGCAGGCCGTCACCCGGCAGCTCATCTCCGTGCCCGCGCGCGCGGAGGCGAAGGTGGGTGACTTCGCCCTGGACGGAGTGAGCCTCCTCTGGACGAAGCGGCACGGGAACAAGCTCCGCACCGGCCACCTGCGTGGCAACCGCTTCCGCCTGCGGCTGCGGGGCGTGAAGGACGTGGGGGCCGCGCGGGAGACCTTCTCCCGGCTGGTGGAGCGGGGCCTGCCCAACTACTTCGGCGAGCAGCGCTTCGGCCGCGCGGGCGACAACGCGGACCTGGGCCGGCTGCTGGTGCTGGGCCAGCGGCTGCCGAAGCGGCCGGAACGCTTCCAGCGAAAGCTGTACCTGTCCGCCTTCCAGTCCCGCCTCTTCAACCGGGCGCTGGCGGAGCGCCTGCGCGCGGGCACGCTGGCCACCGCGCTGCGCGGGGACGTGCTGCGCAAGGAAGAGACGGGCGGCCTCTTCGTCTGCGAGGCGCCCGAGGTGGACGGCCCGCGCGTGGCCGCCTTCGAGGTGAGCCCGGCCGGGCCCATCTTCGGCCCGAAGATGCCGGCCTCCGCCGGGGACGTCGCCGAGGCCGAGGCGCGGCTGCTGGTCGCCGAGGGCGTCACGGTGGACGACTTCAAGCGCGGCGGCGGCGAGACGGAAGGCGCGCGCAGGGCCTACCGCGTCCGCCTGGGCTCGCCCGAGCTCACCGCCGAGCCGTCCTCCGAGCCCGAGGGCGGAGAGGACCTGTGGCTCACCTTCGAGCTGCCCCGGGGCGCGTACGCCACCGAGGTCCTCCACGAGCTGCTCAAGGGCGGCTGA
- a CDS encoding GGDEF domain-containing protein, with protein MSEEKTSVHNISDLLGSAQQQSAYLIVISAKSAAGIGRMFKLDRSEVVLGRSTEAQFQVEDDGISRKHAKVVALGDGRFQLVDLASTNGTYLNGLKVNAAPLYDGDKIQIGSNTVLKFSIQDELEEQYQRSIYESATRDGLTRVYNKKYFLETVRKEFSYCLRHRVPLSLVLFDVDHFKKINDAYGHPAGDYVLTRIAQRVSDTVRTEDLLARYGGEEFALMLRESAEDQALACAERCRYAVDKADFVFGGTPIKVTISLGVATLLDSDFSQPEDLIAAADKYLYRAKRAGRNRVDAKAVSGI; from the coding sequence ATGTCCGAGGAGAAAACTTCCGTCCATAACATTTCGGACCTGCTAGGCAGCGCCCAGCAGCAGAGCGCATATCTGATCGTCATCAGCGCCAAGTCCGCTGCGGGCATCGGGCGGATGTTCAAGCTGGACCGCTCCGAGGTCGTCCTGGGCCGCAGCACCGAGGCCCAGTTCCAGGTGGAGGACGACGGCATCTCCCGCAAGCACGCCAAGGTGGTGGCGCTGGGGGATGGGCGCTTCCAGTTGGTGGACCTGGCCAGCACCAACGGCACGTACCTCAACGGCCTGAAGGTCAACGCCGCGCCGCTCTACGACGGCGACAAGATTCAAATCGGCTCCAACACCGTCCTCAAGTTCTCCATCCAGGACGAGCTCGAGGAGCAGTACCAGCGCAGCATCTACGAGTCCGCCACGCGCGACGGCCTCACCCGCGTCTACAACAAGAAGTACTTCCTGGAGACGGTGCGCAAGGAGTTCAGCTACTGCCTGCGCCACCGGGTGCCGCTGTCGCTGGTCCTCTTCGACGTGGACCACTTCAAGAAGATCAACGACGCGTACGGCCACCCGGCTGGCGACTACGTGCTGACGCGCATCGCCCAGCGCGTGAGCGACACGGTGCGCACCGAGGACCTGCTGGCGCGCTACGGCGGCGAGGAGTTCGCGCTGATGCTGCGCGAGTCCGCCGAGGACCAGGCGCTGGCGTGTGCCGAGCGCTGCCGCTACGCGGTGGACAAGGCCGACTTCGTCTTCGGAGGCACGCCCATCAAGGTCACCATCAGCCTGGGCGTGGCCACGCTGCTGGACTCGGACTTCTCCCAGCCCGAGGACCTCATCGCCGCGGCGGACAAGTACCTGTACCGGGCCAAGCGCGCGGGCCGCAACCGCGTGGACGCCAAGGCCGTCAGCGGCATCTGA
- a CDS encoding DUF4388 domain-containing protein: MMARFRIEGTGQLAPEDRQAPSPLAGRSGTYALMPTAPDLLVFSRTPAEGGSIPVPRVVLSGDAGGFPLSDLIAFLSQSRWSGVIRVTSPGGERSVTFREGEVRGASSDDPADRLGEVLVRLGYVERPQVETVLREHPPSKVGRALVEKGLLQAHDLFKCVTHQVSEIFHAIVLCREGSFFLVDQPVDEKTGHIIQLSTQSLLMDSIRKIDEMAHFRKRIPHGRLYVARKRPSDGKLEEDEDRVLGLLDGRRTILELGHAARLSEFDITKVVFRLLEGGFASVTDKPLMAPGATATTPTPVPVKVAPVAAAPVAPPVPPVRAVPVVDPRPVARVFNFIFREIRDEVSKQGMDREFIAAANAALSGQALSSSPVLEGLAFAADGSLPEAKLIAGFERHRSQLGSEPLASFKQALSDVMFFLLFQAGELLESRADEDLARRVKELLATLEAP; the protein is encoded by the coding sequence ATGATGGCGCGCTTCCGCATCGAGGGGACGGGTCAGCTCGCCCCCGAGGATAGACAGGCCCCCTCGCCACTCGCGGGGCGCTCGGGGACGTACGCGCTGATGCCGACGGCGCCCGACCTGCTGGTCTTCTCGCGCACCCCCGCGGAGGGCGGCTCCATCCCCGTTCCGCGCGTGGTGCTGTCCGGGGACGCGGGCGGCTTTCCGTTGTCGGACCTCATCGCCTTCCTCAGCCAGTCGCGCTGGAGCGGCGTCATCCGCGTCACCTCGCCGGGTGGCGAGCGCTCCGTCACCTTTCGCGAGGGCGAGGTGCGGGGCGCCTCCTCCGACGACCCGGCGGACCGGCTGGGCGAGGTGCTGGTGCGCCTGGGCTACGTCGAGCGGCCCCAGGTGGAGACGGTGCTGCGCGAGCACCCCCCTTCCAAGGTGGGCCGCGCGCTGGTGGAGAAGGGGCTCCTGCAGGCGCATGACCTCTTCAAGTGCGTCACCCACCAGGTGAGCGAAATCTTCCACGCCATCGTCCTGTGCCGCGAGGGGAGCTTCTTCCTCGTGGACCAGCCGGTGGACGAGAAGACGGGTCACATCATCCAGCTCTCCACGCAGAGCCTGCTGATGGACAGCATCCGGAAGATTGACGAGATGGCGCACTTCCGGAAGCGCATCCCCCACGGGCGGCTGTACGTGGCGCGCAAGCGCCCCTCGGACGGGAAGCTGGAGGAGGACGAGGACCGGGTGCTGGGCCTGCTCGACGGCCGGCGCACGATTCTCGAGCTGGGCCACGCCGCGCGGCTGTCCGAGTTCGACATCACCAAGGTGGTGTTCCGGCTGCTGGAGGGGGGCTTCGCGTCGGTGACGGACAAGCCCCTCATGGCGCCCGGGGCCACCGCCACCACTCCCACGCCCGTGCCGGTGAAGGTTGCGCCCGTGGCCGCTGCGCCAGTGGCTCCGCCCGTTCCTCCCGTGCGCGCCGTGCCGGTGGTGGACCCGCGCCCGGTGGCGCGCGTCTTCAACTTCATCTTCCGGGAGATTCGCGACGAGGTGTCCAAGCAGGGCATGGACCGCGAGTTCATCGCCGCCGCCAACGCCGCGCTCTCCGGCCAGGCGCTGTCGTCCTCGCCGGTGCTGGAGGGGCTGGCCTTCGCGGCGGATGGCAGCCTGCCCGAGGCGAAGCTGATTGCGGGCTTCGAGCGGCACCGCTCGCAGCTGGGCAGCGAGCCGCTGGCGTCCTTCAAGCAGGCGCTCAGCGACGTGATGTTCTTCCTCCTCTTCCAGGCCGGCGAGCTGCTGGAGTCGCGCGCGGACGAGGACCTCGCCCGGCGCGTGAAGGAACTCCTGGCCACGCTCGAGGCACCGTGA
- a CDS encoding DUF4398 domain-containing protein, protein MKKLMVLVAVSGALAACGPVKSTANILDAEVQIQAARTAGADKLAPFEWTAANLYLDKAREEVGYSDYQAGVDFAVKASRYANEAREKAMATAGGTDSSGRPQTP, encoded by the coding sequence ATGAAGAAGCTGATGGTGCTGGTGGCGGTGTCGGGGGCGCTCGCCGCGTGCGGCCCCGTGAAGTCCACCGCGAACATCCTCGACGCCGAGGTGCAGATCCAGGCCGCGCGCACGGCCGGGGCCGACAAGCTCGCCCCATTCGAGTGGACCGCCGCCAACCTGTACCTCGACAAGGCGCGCGAGGAGGTGGGCTACTCCGACTACCAGGCCGGCGTGGACTTCGCGGTGAAGGCCTCCCGCTACGCCAACGAGGCCCGCGAGAAGGCCATGGCCACCGCCGGCGGCACCGACTCCAGCGGCCGTCCCCAGACCCCGTGA
- a CDS encoding DsbA family protein: MLLSCWKRVIPLLAVVLTAPGCKSPEGATPAAAQAPAAPAPAAPAPVAAPTPAPIAAPTDPAAALSGIPGMDFSSLPPTAKRELATVLSDEFCYCGCPHTLGACLKQHTGCRHAKRMARVAARMVSDGNPATEVIVSLSQYYAAFRSPRAQFKVDERMCIGPASAPVTVVEFSDFECPFCAKARPVLEAFAKKNAQQVRFCYLPFPLSNHVNAVPAAQAALWARDQGKFWPMHDALFEHQENLKPEALPALARGLGLDGDKLAAVLKSDMYKQELEGFRNQGRAAGITGTPAVHFNGRPLDLGFIQDEMLSHSLEDELEWRTNNNAWGAD, encoded by the coding sequence GTGCTCCTTTCCTGCTGGAAGCGTGTCATTCCCCTGCTGGCCGTCGTCCTGACGGCCCCCGGGTGCAAGAGCCCCGAGGGCGCGACTCCGGCCGCCGCCCAGGCTCCCGCCGCCCCGGCGCCAGCCGCTCCCGCCCCGGTCGCGGCCCCCACCCCGGCGCCCATCGCCGCGCCCACGGACCCGGCCGCCGCCCTCAGCGGAATCCCGGGCATGGACTTCTCGTCGCTGCCCCCGACGGCGAAGCGCGAGCTGGCCACCGTCCTCAGCGACGAGTTCTGCTACTGCGGCTGCCCCCACACCCTGGGCGCCTGCCTGAAGCAGCACACCGGCTGCCGGCACGCCAAGCGCATGGCCCGGGTGGCCGCGCGCATGGTGTCCGACGGCAACCCCGCCACCGAGGTCATCGTCTCGCTGTCCCAGTACTACGCCGCCTTCCGGAGCCCCCGGGCGCAGTTCAAGGTGGACGAGCGCATGTGCATCGGGCCCGCCAGCGCCCCGGTGACGGTGGTGGAGTTCTCCGACTTCGAGTGCCCCTTCTGCGCCAAGGCCCGCCCGGTGCTGGAGGCCTTCGCGAAGAAGAACGCGCAGCAGGTGCGCTTCTGCTACCTGCCCTTCCCCCTGTCCAACCACGTCAACGCGGTGCCGGCGGCCCAGGCGGCGCTGTGGGCGAGGGACCAGGGCAAGTTCTGGCCCATGCACGACGCCCTCTTCGAGCACCAGGAGAACCTCAAGCCCGAGGCCCTGCCCGCGCTGGCCAGGGGGCTGGGGCTGGACGGGGACAAGCTGGCCGCGGTGCTGAAGTCGGACATGTACAAGCAGGAGCTGGAGGGCTTCCGCAACCAGGGCCGGGCGGCCGGCATCACCGGCACGCCCGCGGTGCACTTCAACGGGCGCCCGCTCGACCTGGGCTTCATCCAGGACGAGATGCTCTCCCACAGCCTGGAGGACGAGCTGGAGTGGCGCACGAACAACAACGCCTGGGGCGCTGACTGA
- a CDS encoding HEAT repeat domain-containing protein encodes MSPALLLVVLLATGQSAGTGTKDCWTSCQRHVLDSAQRARVCRACLPGGRVDAWVGALEGMRPSNRDALVSARKDADWRVRWAAVRAEARLRGITERRLLAEWVSASPAAADLDACLTAARAAAEAGQSSADFLKDAGARGPDAAARVWARRDAIRKALELELYAEDLKVRGVALAHLSGFLGRRPARVVLDALETRPEAGDAITAGALKVVAERKRTSVGRLLLDEARPADEARVNRLFAVYSRELEALQADLSGAGPLQRRKAVQALRVYGPLARRELEQSLGDADRQVRQDAARVLAEVEGLSLRQAAERRLATKDAAAARPWLEAMVHEKGCAAFFVGTARDRALPAALRGDALAQLADCDEGSRERLGTLTPYLRDSEALVRAGAVRVLGVLPARNPEVAEATSHALEDPAPEVVAAALEVVGGHRLSPRGDDAAVLLDSEHPVVRAAAAKALEHIGRPAHVKGLAVCLRQDPVSAVRVAAAQALVRIGGPHAAAALSDAAARDADTHVQHVSREGLRRLGFGL; translated from the coding sequence GTGAGCCCTGCCCTCCTCCTGGTGGTGCTCCTGGCGACCGGCCAGAGCGCCGGCACCGGGACGAAGGACTGCTGGACGTCATGCCAGCGGCACGTGCTGGACTCCGCGCAGCGCGCGAGGGTCTGCAGGGCATGCCTGCCCGGCGGCCGTGTCGACGCGTGGGTGGGTGCCCTGGAGGGCATGCGGCCGTCGAATCGCGACGCGCTCGTCTCGGCCCGGAAGGACGCGGACTGGCGGGTGAGGTGGGCCGCGGTGCGCGCGGAGGCCCGACTCCGGGGCATCACCGAGCGGCGTCTCCTGGCGGAGTGGGTGTCGGCGTCGCCCGCCGCCGCGGACCTGGACGCGTGCCTCACCGCCGCCCGTGCCGCCGCCGAGGCGGGCCAGTCCTCCGCGGACTTCCTCAAGGATGCGGGCGCGCGCGGCCCGGACGCGGCGGCCCGGGTGTGGGCGCGCCGGGACGCCATCCGCAAGGCGCTGGAGCTGGAGCTGTACGCGGAAGATTTGAAGGTGCGGGGCGTCGCGCTCGCGCACCTGTCCGGCTTCCTCGGCAGGCGGCCGGCGCGGGTGGTGCTGGACGCGCTGGAGACGCGGCCGGAGGCGGGTGACGCCATCACCGCCGGGGCGCTGAAGGTGGTGGCCGAGCGCAAGCGCACCTCGGTGGGGCGCCTGCTGCTGGACGAGGCCCGGCCGGCGGACGAGGCGCGGGTGAACCGCCTCTTCGCGGTGTACTCGCGAGAGCTGGAGGCGCTGCAGGCGGACCTGTCCGGAGCGGGGCCCCTCCAGCGGCGCAAGGCGGTGCAGGCCCTGCGCGTCTACGGCCCGCTGGCGCGCCGGGAGCTGGAGCAGTCGCTGGGGGACGCGGACCGCCAGGTGCGTCAGGACGCCGCCCGCGTGCTGGCCGAGGTGGAGGGACTGTCGCTGCGCCAGGCCGCCGAGCGCCGGCTGGCGACGAAGGACGCCGCGGCGGCACGGCCCTGGCTGGAGGCCATGGTGCACGAGAAGGGCTGCGCGGCCTTCTTCGTGGGCACGGCCCGGGACAGGGCGCTGCCCGCGGCCCTGCGCGGCGACGCGCTGGCGCAATTGGCGGACTGCGACGAGGGCAGCCGCGAGCGCCTGGGCACGCTGACACCCTACCTTCGCGACTCCGAGGCGCTGGTGCGGGCCGGCGCCGTCCGCGTGCTGGGCGTGCTGCCGGCGCGCAACCCGGAGGTGGCGGAGGCCACCTCGCACGCGCTGGAGGACCCGGCGCCGGAGGTGGTGGCCGCCGCGCTGGAGGTGGTGGGGGGCCACCGCCTGTCCCCGCGTGGGGACGACGCCGCGGTGCTGCTCGACTCGGAGCACCCGGTGGTGCGCGCGGCCGCCGCGAAGGCGCTGGAGCACATCGGCCGCCCGGCCCACGTGAAGGGGCTGGCCGTGTGCCTTCGCCAGGATCCGGTGTCCGCCGTGCGGGTGGCCGCGGCGCAGGCCCTGGTGCGCATTGGAGGGCCCCACGCCGCCGCCGCCCTGTCCGACGCGGCGGCCCGCGACGCGGACACCCACGTGCAGCACGTGTCGCGCGAGGGACTGCGCCGGCTGGGCTTCGGCCTCTAG
- a CDS encoding OmpA family protein, whose translation MKRPSLAALLPLLLSIACVSGSKIRADTEVLAADVERARRSGAIRCAPVELATAEAHLDFARGELSQGNSGRANNHVRTADTAVDRALELSKNCGPRQVLVRDRPEPQPQQPQPQQPQQPQPKPQEQVVVRIEETDNDGDGTLDKDDPCPDQAEDKDGFQDEDGCPEPDNDNDGVLDGNDKCPLAVGVLENQGCPQEAPKDRDGDGIFDAQDKCADQAEDKDGFQDEDGCPELDNDQDGLVDSADKCPTETGPVQNVGCPILDKDGDGLNDPQDKCPDEPEDKDAFQDEDGCPDLDNDSDGMPDGQDKCPLEAGPAENGGCADKDQDNDGIVDRLDACPDQPGVKEERGCAKQYKMVVIKKDRIEIKKQITFGSGSAKIVGKQSFAILDDVAQALRDAPWIKKIRVEGHTDSLGKDTSNLRLSQKRADAVKAQLLRRDIDPGRIEAVGFGETKPIGPNNTKAGRAQNRRTEFNIVEQ comes from the coding sequence ATGAAGCGTCCCTCCCTGGCCGCGCTGCTTCCCCTGCTCCTCTCCATTGCCTGCGTCAGCGGCAGCAAGATTCGCGCTGATACGGAGGTGCTCGCGGCGGACGTCGAGCGCGCCCGTCGCAGCGGTGCCATTCGCTGCGCCCCGGTGGAGTTGGCCACCGCCGAGGCCCACCTCGACTTTGCCCGGGGCGAGCTGAGCCAGGGCAACAGCGGCCGGGCCAACAACCACGTGCGCACCGCGGACACCGCGGTGGACCGGGCGCTGGAGCTGTCCAAGAACTGCGGTCCGCGCCAGGTGCTCGTCCGGGACAGGCCCGAGCCGCAGCCCCAGCAGCCGCAGCCCCAGCAGCCGCAGCAGCCCCAGCCGAAGCCCCAGGAACAGGTCGTGGTCCGCATCGAGGAGACGGACAACGACGGCGACGGCACGCTGGACAAGGACGACCCCTGCCCCGACCAGGCCGAGGACAAGGACGGCTTCCAGGACGAGGACGGCTGCCCCGAGCCCGACAACGACAACGACGGCGTGCTGGACGGCAACGACAAGTGCCCGCTCGCCGTCGGCGTGCTGGAGAACCAGGGCTGCCCGCAGGAGGCGCCGAAGGACCGCGACGGTGACGGCATCTTCGACGCGCAGGACAAGTGCGCGGACCAGGCCGAGGACAAGGACGGCTTCCAGGACGAGGACGGCTGCCCCGAGCTGGACAACGACCAGGACGGCCTCGTCGACAGCGCGGACAAGTGCCCCACGGAGACGGGCCCGGTGCAGAACGTGGGCTGCCCCATCCTCGACAAGGACGGCGACGGGCTGAATGACCCGCAGGACAAGTGCCCGGACGAGCCGGAGGACAAGGACGCCTTCCAGGACGAGGACGGCTGCCCGGACCTGGACAACGACAGCGACGGCATGCCGGACGGTCAGGACAAGTGCCCGCTGGAGGCCGGCCCCGCGGAGAATGGCGGCTGCGCCGACAAGGACCAGGACAACGACGGCATCGTCGACCGCCTGGACGCGTGCCCGGACCAGCCCGGTGTGAAGGAGGAGCGCGGCTGCGCCAAGCAGTACAAGATGGTCGTCATCAAGAAGGACCGGATTGAAATCAAGAAGCAGATCACCTTCGGTTCCGGCTCCGCGAAGATTGTCGGCAAGCAGAGCTTCGCCATCCTCGACGACGTGGCCCAGGCGCTCCGCGACGCGCCGTGGATCAAGAAGATTCGCGTCGAGGGCCACACCGACTCGCTGGGCAAGGACACCTCCAACCTGCGGCTGTCGCAGAAGCGCGCGGACGCGGTGAAGGCGCAGCTGCTGCGCCGGGACATCGACCCGGGCCGCATCGAAGCCGTGGGCTTCGGCGAGACGAAGCCCATCGGCCCGAACAACACCAAGGCCGGCCGCGCTCAGAACCGCCGCACCGAGTTCAACATCGTCGAGCAGTGA
- a CDS encoding HEAT repeat domain-containing protein, whose product MRPPVRPALLLALLFPLLALSGPASTAKRGERRAETEQVLHGVLQGGPVPAAISRLRFLREESYAAEEIGLVMRKALDERVRRNLTAVLAGLETRSAEPTLARLASDDDSAVRMYAAQGLARLKSRNTGVLLPLLQDKSSGVRKEAARALGASRNARMGPPLVKAAKAEQELEVRAAMLAAVGDTGDSKQVPALKTFLASDSESTRFAAARGLCRLGSQDGFAFAGKLLGSQDRFVRRQGLELYEGVSAKKAAPSLKPLLEDKDRTLAATAARILYQGGEAAMLDWLVLASWNAKGEEKLAYEKELETLQLQDDRRKVILRKAGVAK is encoded by the coding sequence GTGCGTCCGCCCGTCCGCCCAGCCCTCCTGCTCGCGCTGCTGTTCCCCCTGCTGGCCCTGTCCGGCCCTGCCTCCACCGCGAAGCGCGGCGAGCGGCGGGCGGAGACGGAACAGGTGCTCCACGGCGTCCTCCAGGGCGGTCCCGTGCCCGCCGCCATCTCCCGCCTGCGCTTCCTCCGGGAGGAGTCCTACGCCGCCGAGGAGATTGGCCTCGTCATGCGCAAGGCGCTGGACGAGCGGGTACGCCGAAACCTCACCGCCGTGCTGGCCGGGCTGGAGACGCGCTCCGCCGAGCCCACCCTGGCGCGCCTCGCCTCCGACGACGACAGCGCGGTGCGCATGTACGCCGCGCAGGGCCTGGCCCGCCTGAAGTCCCGCAACACCGGCGTGCTGCTGCCCCTCCTCCAGGACAAGAGCAGCGGGGTGCGCAAGGAGGCGGCGCGGGCCCTGGGCGCCTCGCGCAACGCGCGCATGGGCCCCCCGCTGGTGAAGGCGGCGAAGGCGGAGCAGGAGCTGGAGGTGCGCGCCGCCATGCTGGCCGCCGTGGGCGACACCGGGGACTCGAAGCAGGTGCCGGCCCTCAAGACCTTCCTCGCGAGTGACTCGGAGAGCACCCGCTTCGCGGCGGCGCGGGGCCTGTGCCGGCTGGGCTCGCAGGACGGCTTCGCCTTCGCGGGCAAGCTGCTGGGCTCGCAGGACCGCTTCGTGCGCCGGCAGGGGCTGGAGCTGTACGAGGGCGTCAGCGCGAAGAAGGCCGCCCCCTCCCTCAAGCCGCTGCTGGAGGACAAGGACCGCACGCTGGCCGCCACCGCCGCGCGCATCCTCTACCAGGGCGGAGAGGCCGCCATGCTGGACTGGCTCGTGCTGGCCTCGTGGAACGCCAAGGGCGAGGAGAAGCTGGCCTATGAGAAGGAGCTGGAGACGCTCCAGCTCCAGGACGACCGGCGCAAGGTCATCCTCCGCAAGGCGGGTGTCGCGAAATGA
- a CDS encoding asparaginase, with translation MPRVLLLHTGGTLGMAGGRPSALRPSAFFKTLKARAPELFQLADIELELFSNLDSSEMQPELWSRMAAHLHHRLPHFDGAVVTHGTDTLAYTASALSFMLRNPPCPVVLTGSQRPLGEIRSDARLNLIDAVLSALQGPREVTICFDSHLYRGNRTRKVKVAEYDAFESPNCPVLGTLGVDATFEPGLKPRGAFRLFEKLDSRVFLLKVYPGLDPALPLQLLPHVRGLILEAYGAGNFPIDPELGRSLKPLFTQARERGVPVVVVSQAYRNGVDLSLYESGAEALAAGAVGGADMTPSAALVKLMQGLAYHPHSPDALARFIQTPVAGELTVGRPTVSPPAPGRRRPARRVRAE, from the coding sequence ATGCCCAGAGTCCTGCTGCTGCATACCGGGGGAACGCTTGGAATGGCCGGAGGTCGGCCGTCCGCCCTGCGTCCGTCGGCCTTCTTCAAGACGCTCAAGGCCCGCGCCCCGGAGCTGTTCCAGCTCGCGGACATCGAGCTGGAGCTGTTCAGCAACCTCGACAGCTCGGAGATGCAGCCGGAGCTGTGGAGCCGCATGGCCGCCCACCTCCACCACCGCCTCCCCCACTTCGACGGGGCCGTGGTGACCCATGGGACGGACACGCTGGCGTACACGGCGAGCGCCCTCTCCTTCATGCTGCGCAACCCGCCCTGCCCCGTGGTGCTGACGGGCTCGCAGCGGCCGCTGGGGGAGATTCGCTCGGACGCGCGGCTCAACCTCATCGACGCGGTGCTGTCCGCGCTCCAGGGGCCGCGCGAAGTGACTATCTGCTTCGACTCCCACCTCTACCGGGGCAACCGGACGCGCAAGGTGAAGGTGGCCGAGTACGACGCCTTCGAGAGCCCCAACTGCCCCGTGCTGGGCACCCTGGGCGTGGACGCGACATTCGAGCCGGGCCTGAAGCCGCGCGGCGCCTTCCGCCTCTTCGAGAAGCTCGACTCGCGCGTCTTCCTCCTGAAGGTGTACCCGGGGCTGGACCCCGCCCTGCCCCTCCAACTGCTGCCCCATGTGCGCGGGCTCATCCTGGAGGCGTACGGGGCGGGCAACTTCCCCATCGACCCGGAGCTGGGCCGGTCCCTGAAGCCCCTCTTCACCCAGGCCCGGGAGCGGGGGGTGCCGGTGGTGGTGGTGAGTCAGGCGTACCGCAATGGGGTAGACCTGAGCTTGTATGAGTCCGGGGCCGAGGCCCTGGCGGCGGGGGCGGTGGGCGGCGCGGACATGACCCCCTCGGCGGCGCTGGTGAAGCTGATGCAGGGGCTGGCCTACCACCCACACTCCCCGGACGCCCTGGCGCGCTTCATCCAGACCCCGGTGGCGGGAGAGCTGACCGTCGGACGGCCGACAGTCTCCCCGCCCGCCCCCGGACGCCGCCGGCCCGCGCGGAGGGTGCGTGCGGAGTGA
- a CDS encoding N-acetylmuramoyl-L-alanine amidase-like domain-containing protein — protein MKAALLTLALLSQAPKAPTPAPAGDVPPGAEAILESPAASSQTATATPARPNGWEGLTAEQRAALVAEDADAPAAARVLRMSERFINTPYVLSPLGEGSGVDPDPTFRLDAVDCLTFVEQSLALGLARSEADVGPLLDTLRYASSPSYEDRNHLMEAQWLPNNIRKGFLVDVTRRYAGEDAVPVTKTLTPLTWQSRSSLALGLPKERRPVGTYPLNMLPLERVLTHARSLPSGTILVVLREDLPLKATRVTHLGFVVQRKKRTYLRHASRGGYNRVVDEDLETFLARNARYAKWKVTGVSLFEVRRPAGASSGAVVRSP, from the coding sequence ATGAAGGCCGCGCTGCTGACCCTGGCCCTGCTGTCCCAGGCGCCCAAGGCCCCGACTCCGGCCCCGGCGGGTGACGTCCCGCCCGGCGCCGAGGCCATCCTCGAGTCCCCCGCCGCGTCCTCGCAGACGGCCACGGCCACCCCGGCCCGGCCCAATGGCTGGGAGGGGCTCACCGCGGAGCAGCGCGCCGCCCTCGTGGCCGAGGACGCGGACGCGCCCGCTGCCGCGCGCGTGCTGCGGATGAGCGAGCGCTTCATCAACACGCCCTACGTGCTGTCCCCGCTGGGCGAGGGCAGTGGCGTGGACCCGGACCCGACGTTCCGGCTGGACGCGGTGGACTGTCTCACCTTCGTGGAGCAGTCCCTGGCGCTGGGGCTGGCGCGCAGCGAGGCGGACGTGGGCCCGCTGCTCGACACCCTCCGCTACGCCAGCTCCCCCTCCTACGAGGACCGCAACCACCTCATGGAGGCGCAGTGGCTGCCCAACAACATCCGCAAGGGCTTCCTGGTGGACGTGACGCGGCGCTACGCCGGTGAGGACGCGGTGCCCGTCACCAAGACGCTCACCCCGCTCACCTGGCAGTCCCGCTCCTCGCTGGCGCTGGGGCTGCCCAAGGAGCGGCGGCCGGTGGGCACGTACCCGCTCAACATGCTCCCGCTGGAGCGGGTGCTGACGCACGCGCGCTCCCTCCCCTCCGGCACCATCCTCGTGGTGCTGCGCGAGGATTTGCCGCTGAAGGCCACCCGGGTGACGCACCTGGGCTTCGTCGTGCAGCGCAAGAAGCGCACGTACCTGCGCCACGCCTCGCGCGGCGGCTACAACCGCGTGGTGGACGAGGATTTGGAGACGTTCCTCGCCCGCAACGCGCGCTATGCGAAGTGGAAGGTGACGGGCGTCAGCCTCTTCGAGGTGCGCCGGCCGGCCGGGGCCAGCAGCGGCGCGGTGGTGCGCTCGCCCTGA